From a region of the Pseudomonas fulva 12-X genome:
- a CDS encoding TerC family protein, whose translation MTALHAFMLTPFLGTPYYFWLAFVVIVIALLVFDLGVLHRDQHEIEMRESLLLYSGYFSVGVAFGGWVWWQLGATKALEFYTGFLVEQSLSMDNVFVMAMILGFFGIPRKYQHRVLFWGILGVVVLRAIMIGLGTALVQQFDWILYVFGAFLLFTGIKMLFSKDHDEHPDLSQNKLLIFLRKHIRMTDDLHGGKFLVRQKDPASGKMLLFATPLLLALVLIELADLVFAVDSVPAVFAITQDPFIVYTSNIFAILGLRALYFALAALMHRFVYLKYALAIVLMFIGCKIFLHGFIKVPALLSLGVTMGVLFGGVILSLLKTRDKKPAETT comes from the coding sequence ATGACAGCTCTACATGCCTTTATGCTCACGCCGTTTCTCGGCACCCCGTATTACTTCTGGCTGGCCTTCGTGGTCATCGTCATCGCCCTGCTGGTCTTCGACCTGGGCGTGCTGCACCGCGACCAACACGAAATCGAAATGCGCGAGAGCCTGCTGCTCTACTCGGGCTATTTCAGTGTGGGCGTGGCTTTTGGCGGCTGGGTCTGGTGGCAGCTTGGCGCCACCAAGGCGCTGGAGTTCTACACGGGCTTTCTGGTCGAACAGTCGCTGTCGATGGACAACGTGTTCGTCATGGCGATGATCCTCGGCTTCTTCGGCATCCCCCGCAAATACCAGCACCGCGTGCTGTTCTGGGGCATCCTCGGCGTGGTGGTGCTGCGGGCGATCATGATCGGCCTGGGAACCGCCCTGGTGCAGCAATTCGACTGGATTCTCTATGTGTTCGGCGCCTTTCTGCTGTTTACCGGCATCAAGATGCTGTTCAGCAAGGATCACGACGAGCATCCGGATCTGTCGCAGAACAAGCTGCTGATCTTCCTGCGCAAACACATCCGCATGACCGACGACCTGCACGGCGGCAAGTTTCTGGTGCGGCAGAAAGATCCGGCCAGCGGCAAGATGCTGCTGTTCGCCACGCCGCTGCTACTTGCCCTGGTACTGATCGAGCTGGCCGATCTGGTGTTCGCGGTCGACAGCGTGCCGGCGGTGTTCGCCATCACCCAGGATCCGTTCATCGTCTACACCTCGAACATCTTCGCCATCCTCGGCCTGCGCGCGCTGTATTTCGCCCTGGCCGCACTGATGCACCGCTTCGTTTATCTGAAGTACGCGCTGGCCATCGTGCTGATGTTCATCGGCTGCAAGATTTTCCTGCACGGGTTCATCAAGGTTCCCGCTTTGCTCTCGCTCGGCGTTACCATGGGCGTGCTGTTCGGTGGCGTCATCCTGTCGCTGCTGAAAACCCGCGACAAGAAGCCTGCCGAGACGACGTGA
- a CDS encoding acyl-CoA dehydrogenase, which translates to MDFAYSPKVQQLRKRVTAFMQDHVYPAEVEFERQVAEGDRWQPTAIMEQLKDRARGEGLWNLFLPDSELGAGLTNTEYAPLAEIMGSSLIGAEPFNCAAPDTGNMEVLVRYGSEAHKRQWLEPLLSGEIRSAFAMTEPGVASSDATNMQATAVRDGDQWVINGRKWWTSGACDPRCKIMIFMGLSNPDGPRHQQHSMILVPMDTPGVKVLRPLPVFGYDDAPHGHAEVLFEDVRVPYSNVLLGEGRGFEIAQGRLGPGRIHHCMRSIGMAERALKLMCERALERTAFGKPLARLGGNIDLIAESRMEINMARLLTLNAAYMMDTVGNKVAASEIAQIKVVAPNVALKVIDRAIQIHGGAGVSDDFPLAYWYAMQRTLRLADGPDEVHRAAIGKYELGKYLHKA; encoded by the coding sequence GTGGATTTCGCCTATTCCCCCAAGGTTCAGCAACTGCGCAAGCGCGTTACCGCGTTCATGCAGGATCATGTCTATCCGGCCGAGGTCGAGTTCGAGCGTCAGGTTGCCGAAGGTGATCGCTGGCAGCCGACTGCGATCATGGAACAGCTCAAGGATCGCGCCAGAGGCGAGGGGCTGTGGAACCTGTTCCTGCCCGATTCCGAGCTGGGCGCGGGGCTGACCAATACCGAATACGCGCCGCTGGCAGAGATCATGGGCAGCTCGCTGATCGGTGCCGAGCCGTTCAACTGCGCAGCGCCCGATACCGGCAACATGGAAGTGCTGGTGCGCTACGGCAGCGAAGCCCACAAGCGCCAATGGCTCGAGCCGCTGCTCAGCGGCGAGATTCGTTCGGCCTTCGCGATGACCGAGCCGGGCGTCGCTTCGTCGGACGCCACCAACATGCAGGCCACGGCTGTTCGTGATGGCGATCAATGGGTGATCAATGGCCGCAAGTGGTGGACCTCGGGTGCTTGCGACCCACGCTGCAAGATCATGATCTTCATGGGCCTCAGCAATCCGGATGGCCCACGCCACCAACAGCATTCGATGATTCTGGTGCCCATGGACACGCCCGGCGTGAAGGTGCTGCGCCCGCTGCCGGTGTTCGGCTATGACGATGCTCCCCACGGTCACGCCGAAGTGCTGTTCGAGGACGTGCGCGTGCCGTACAGCAACGTGCTGCTCGGTGAGGGCCGCGGCTTCGAAATCGCCCAGGGCCGCCTTGGCCCAGGCCGCATTCACCATTGCATGCGTTCCATCGGCATGGCGGAACGGGCGCTGAAACTGATGTGCGAGCGCGCCCTCGAACGCACGGCGTTCGGCAAGCCGCTAGCGCGCCTGGGCGGCAATATCGACCTGATCGCCGAGTCGCGCATGGAAATCAATATGGCGCGCCTGCTCACCCTCAACGCGGCGTACATGATGGATACCGTCGGCAACAAGGTGGCGGCCAGCGAGATCGCCCAGATCAAGGTGGTAGCGCCGAATGTGGCGTTGAAGGTGATCGACCGCGCCATTCAGATCCATGGCGGGGCAGGGGTCAGTGATGATTTCCCGCTGGCCTACTGGTACGCCATGCAGCGCACCCTGCGCCTGGCCGACGGCCCGGATGAGGTGCACCGCGCCGCTATCGGCAAGTACGAGCTGGGCAAGTATCTGCACAAAGCCTGA
- a CDS encoding LysR family transcriptional regulator — translation MNLNKVDLNLFVVFDAIYTEANLTRAGQIVGITQPAVSNALARLRETFNDPLFVRTAQGMVPTPMAQNIITPVRNALQQLRISVQESRTFNPAQATKSFRISMTDLTEAVVLPPLFQRLRRQAPSVTIESMLVKRRETTKELAAGRLDFAVDAPLNIDPQVRHVKLMEDRYVCAMRHGHPLAKEKLSLEAYLSLTHIQISSRRSGLGYVDLALGKMGIQRRIALRSQHYLMACRVMRDTDMAITVPERFARDNDLYFSELPVAGIPSLETHLYWHESTDQDPANRWMREQIIEICQRITSEERKAAASA, via the coding sequence ATGAACCTGAACAAGGTCGATCTCAATCTTTTCGTGGTCTTCGACGCCATCTACACCGAAGCCAATCTCACCCGCGCCGGGCAGATCGTCGGCATCACCCAGCCGGCGGTATCCAACGCCCTGGCCCGTCTGCGCGAGACCTTCAACGACCCGTTATTCGTGCGCACCGCCCAGGGCATGGTGCCCACGCCAATGGCGCAGAACATCATCACGCCGGTTCGCAACGCCTTGCAGCAGCTACGCATCTCGGTGCAGGAAAGCCGCACCTTCAACCCGGCCCAGGCGACCAAGAGCTTTCGCATCAGCATGACCGACCTCACCGAGGCGGTGGTGCTGCCGCCGCTGTTCCAGCGTCTGCGCCGCCAGGCGCCGAGCGTGACCATCGAAAGCATGCTGGTAAAGCGCCGCGAAACCACCAAGGAACTGGCTGCCGGCCGGCTGGACTTCGCCGTGGATGCGCCGCTGAACATCGATCCGCAGGTGCGTCACGTCAAATTGATGGAGGACCGTTATGTCTGCGCCATGCGTCACGGGCACCCGCTGGCCAAGGAAAAGCTCAGCCTGGAAGCCTACCTGTCACTGACCCACATCCAGATCTCCAGCCGCCGCAGCGGCCTGGGCTATGTCGATCTGGCGCTGGGCAAGATGGGCATTCAGCGGCGTATCGCCTTGCGCTCGCAGCACTACCTGATGGCCTGCCGGGTGATGCGCGATACCGACATGGCGATCACCGTGCCGGAACGTTTCGCCCGCGACAACGACCTGTACTTCAGTGAACTGCCGGTGGCCGGCATCCCCTCGCTGGAGACCCACTTGTACTGGCATGAAAGTACCGATCAGGATCCCGCCAACCGCTGGATGCGTGAACAAATCATCGAGATCTGCCAGCGCATCACCTCCGAGGAACGCAAAGCGGCGGCCAGCGCCTGA
- a CDS encoding OmpA family protein, with protein sequence MKLKNTLGVVIGSLVAATSMGVLAQGQGAVEVEGFANRYFTDSQRDFAHDEGNQFGASVGYYLTDDVELALSYGEYHDLRGEGAAGSKNIKGNLTDLKALYHFGQPGVGLRPYVSGGVGHQSIGDANKGGRDTSTLAIVGGGAKYYFTEMFYARAGVEALYNIDKGDTEWQAGVGVGLNFGGSTRQVAQVTEPAPEPTPAPAPVVEEAPQVVRVELDVKFDFDKAAVKQESYGDIKNLADFMNQYPQTTTTVEGHTDSVGTDAYNQKLSERRANAVRDVLVNQYGVGADRVNSVGYGESRPVADNATEEGRAINRRVEAEVEAQAQ encoded by the coding sequence ATGAAACTGAAAAACACCTTAGGCGTAGTCATTGGCTCCTTGGTAGCCGCTACCTCCATGGGCGTGCTGGCCCAAGGCCAAGGCGCTGTCGAGGTGGAAGGCTTTGCCAACCGCTACTTCACCGACAGCCAGCGTGATTTCGCTCACGACGAAGGCAACCAGTTCGGCGCTAGCGTTGGCTACTACCTGACCGACGATGTCGAGCTGGCACTGTCCTACGGCGAATACCACGACCTGCGTGGCGAAGGCGCTGCTGGCAGCAAGAACATCAAGGGCAACCTGACCGATCTGAAAGCCCTCTACCACTTCGGCCAGCCGGGTGTAGGCCTGCGTCCGTACGTTTCCGGCGGCGTTGGCCACCAGAGCATCGGCGACGCCAACAAAGGCGGCCGCGACACTTCGACTCTGGCCATCGTTGGTGGCGGTGCCAAGTACTACTTCACCGAAATGTTCTATGCTCGTGCAGGCGTTGAAGCTCTGTACAACATCGACAAAGGTGACACTGAGTGGCAAGCCGGCGTTGGTGTTGGTCTGAACTTCGGTGGCAGCACCCGTCAGGTCGCTCAGGTAACTGAGCCGGCTCCAGAGCCTACCCCGGCTCCGGCTCCGGTCGTTGAAGAAGCTCCGCAAGTCGTTCGCGTTGAACTGGACGTGAAATTCGACTTCGACAAAGCTGCTGTCAAGCAAGAAAGCTACGGTGACATCAAGAACCTGGCTGACTTCATGAACCAGTACCCGCAGACCACCACCACCGTTGAAGGTCACACTGACTCCGTCGGTACTGACGCTTACAACCAGAAGCTGTCCGAGCGTCGTGCAAACGCTGTTCGTGACGTGCTGGTCAACCAGTACGGTGTAGGCGCTGACCGCGTCAACTCGGTTGGTTACGGTGAGTCGCGTCCGGTTGCTGACAACGCTACCGAAGAAGGTCGCGCCATCAACCGTCGCGTTGAAGCTGAAGTAGAAGCCCAAGCCCAGTAA
- the sigX gene encoding RNA polymerase sigma factor SigX, producing MNAPQSPSLRYDPRELSDEELVARAHDELFHITRAYEELMRRYQRTLFNVCARYLGNDRDADDVCQEVMLKVLYGLKNFEGKSKFKTWLYSITYNECITQYRKERRKRRLMDALSLDPLEEASEEKAPKIEDKGGLDRWLVHVNPIDREILVLRFVAELEFQEIADIMHMGLSATKMRYKRALDRLREKFAGITES from the coding sequence TTGAACGCACCCCAATCACCGTCACTGCGCTATGACCCACGCGAGCTCTCCGACGAGGAGCTGGTGGCACGCGCCCATGACGAGCTGTTCCATATAACCCGTGCGTACGAAGAACTGATGCGACGTTACCAGCGCACGCTGTTCAATGTATGCGCGCGATATTTAGGGAACGATCGAGATGCCGACGATGTCTGTCAGGAGGTGATGCTCAAGGTTCTATATGGGCTCAAGAACTTCGAGGGCAAATCGAAGTTCAAGACCTGGCTGTACAGCATTACTTACAACGAATGCATCACTCAGTACCGCAAGGAGCGTCGCAAACGTCGTTTGATGGATGCACTGAGTTTGGATCCTCTGGAAGAGGCGTCGGAAGAGAAGGCGCCGAAGATAGAGGACAAAGGCGGACTGGATCGCTGGCTCGTGCATGTGAACCCGATTGACCGGGAAATTCTGGTGCTGCGTTTTGTCGCAGAACTCGAGTTTCAGGAGATCGCCGACATCATGCATATGGGACTCAGTGCTACCAAAATGCGTTACAAGCGAGCGTTGGACCGATTGCGGGAAAAGTTTGCAGGTATTACCGAAAGTTAG
- a CDS encoding mechanosensitive ion channel family protein — translation MELDPWTHSLVAAMTALWTKVASFIPNLFVALVLVLLGFIVAKLLDTLLSKLLGKVGLDRLMAGTGLTKILGRAGFQVPVSTLIGKIVYWFVLLVFLVSAAESLGLERVSATLDVLALYLPKVFGAALILLAGVLLGHLLSGLVRGAAEGVGLDYAHGLARLAQGLVIIISISVAIGQLEVKTDLLNNVIAIVLISVGLAVALALGLGSRGLASQILAGIYVRELYQVGQEIEVDGVQGQIEEIGTVKTTVLTDSGELVSLANRVLLEQRVSSR, via the coding sequence ATGGAACTCGATCCCTGGACTCATAGCCTGGTCGCCGCGATGACGGCGCTGTGGACCAAAGTCGCCAGCTTCATTCCCAACCTGTTCGTGGCACTGGTGCTGGTCCTGCTGGGCTTCATCGTCGCCAAGCTGCTCGATACGCTGCTTTCCAAACTGCTCGGCAAGGTCGGTCTCGATCGCCTGATGGCCGGCACCGGGCTGACCAAGATCCTCGGCCGCGCCGGCTTCCAGGTGCCGGTCTCCACCTTGATCGGCAAGATCGTCTACTGGTTCGTGCTGCTGGTGTTCCTGGTCTCCGCCGCCGAGTCGCTGGGCCTGGAGCGGGTCTCTGCGACCCTGGACGTGCTGGCGCTGTACCTGCCCAAGGTATTCGGTGCGGCCCTGATCCTGCTCGCCGGTGTGCTGCTGGGCCATCTGCTCAGCGGCCTGGTACGCGGCGCCGCAGAAGGCGTTGGCCTGGATTACGCCCATGGCCTGGCGCGCCTGGCCCAAGGCCTGGTGATCATCATCAGCATCTCCGTGGCCATCGGCCAGCTGGAGGTCAAGACCGACCTGCTCAACAACGTCATCGCCATCGTGCTGATTTCCGTCGGCCTGGCCGTGGCGCTCGCCCTTGGCCTGGGTAGCCGTGGGCTGGCCAGCCAGATTCTGGCCGGCATTTATGTACGTGAGTTGTATCAGGTGGGCCAGGAAATCGAAGTGGATGGCGTGCAGGGACAGATCGAGGAGATCGGCACGGTCAAGACCACCGTGCTGACCGACTCCGGTGAGCTGGTTTCGCTCGCCAACCGGGTATTGCTCGAGCAACGGGTGAGCAGCCGCTAA
- a CDS encoding CorA family divalent cation transporter encodes MYEEDNAQWGLVHGFVLDGKGGAQAVARAQLDDLQLEDGQSLWLHWDRSHPQTQSWLRRDSGLSEFACDLLLEENTRPRALPLPDDELLLFLRGVNLNPGAEPEDMVSVRISAGARRVISLRLRPLRATEDLIERLQAGKGPKNPSELILQLSDYLTDKVEDLVTGLSDLVDEQEEMVDGNERTLPDHGLLLNIRRRAAGLRRFLSPQRDIYAQLTRSQLPWLSHDDGLYWNELNNRLLRYLEELELTRERIGLLLETENRRLDVRMNHIMFRFGIITCIFLPMSFVTGLLGINVGGIPGAESPYGFLVACLLMVLIGLGQWLLFRRLRWV; translated from the coding sequence ATGTACGAGGAAGACAACGCCCAGTGGGGCCTGGTGCACGGCTTCGTGCTGGATGGCAAGGGCGGCGCCCAGGCGGTGGCCCGTGCGCAACTCGATGACTTGCAGCTCGAAGACGGTCAGAGCCTTTGGCTGCACTGGGACCGCAGCCATCCGCAGACCCAGAGCTGGTTGCGCCGCGACAGTGGATTGAGCGAATTCGCCTGCGACCTGCTGCTCGAGGAAAACACGCGGCCGCGTGCCTTGCCGCTACCCGATGATGAACTGCTGCTGTTCCTGCGCGGTGTCAACCTCAACCCGGGCGCCGAGCCCGAGGACATGGTGTCGGTGCGCATTTCCGCTGGGGCGAGGCGGGTCATCTCGCTGCGCCTGCGTCCGCTGCGCGCCACCGAAGATCTGATCGAACGCCTGCAGGCCGGCAAGGGGCCGAAAAATCCGTCCGAGCTGATCCTGCAGCTCAGCGACTACCTGACCGACAAGGTCGAGGATCTGGTGACCGGGCTCTCCGACCTGGTCGATGAGCAGGAAGAGATGGTCGATGGCAACGAGCGCACCTTGCCCGATCACGGTCTGCTGCTGAATATCCGCCGCCGCGCTGCGGGCTTGCGCCGTTTCCTGTCGCCGCAGCGCGATATCTACGCACAGCTCACGCGTAGCCAGCTGCCCTGGCTGAGCCACGATGACGGCCTGTACTGGAACGAGCTGAACAACCGGCTGCTGCGCTATCTCGAGGAGCTGGAGCTGACCCGCGAGCGCATCGGGCTGCTGCTGGAAACCGAGAATCGTCGGCTGGACGTGCGCATGAACCACATCATGTTTCGCTTCGGCATCATCACCTGCATCTTCCTGCCGATGAGTTTCGTCACCGGTCTTTTGGGTATCAACGTGGGCGGCATTCCAGGCGCCGAGAGCCCTTATGGGTTCCTGGTCGCCTGTTTGCTGATGGTGCTGATCGGCCTGGGGCAGTGGCTGCTGTTTCGACGCCTGCGCTGGGTGTGA
- the rraA gene encoding ribonuclease E activity regulator RraA — MHYSTPDLCDANPELVSVVEPMFSNFGGRDSFGGEIVTVKCFEDNSLVKSQAEQPGAGKVLVVDGGASLRCALLGDMIAEKAASNGWEGMVIYGCVRDVDVLAQTNLGVQALGSHPMKTEKRGLGDLNVVVNFGGVTFRPGEYLYADNNGIIVSAQALQSE; from the coding sequence ATGCACTACAGCACGCCCGATCTGTGTGACGCCAATCCGGAACTGGTCAGCGTCGTGGAGCCGATGTTCAGCAACTTCGGCGGCCGCGACTCGTTCGGCGGCGAGATCGTCACCGTCAAATGTTTCGAGGACAACTCCCTGGTCAAGTCCCAGGCCGAGCAGCCAGGCGCTGGCAAGGTGCTGGTGGTCGACGGCGGTGCGTCGCTGCGCTGCGCGCTGCTGGGCGACATGATCGCCGAGAAGGCCGCGAGCAACGGCTGGGAAGGCATGGTGATCTACGGCTGCGTGCGTGACGTCGACGTGCTCGCGCAAACCAACCTGGGTGTGCAGGCACTGGGTAGCCATCCGATGAAAACCGAGAAGCGCGGCCTGGGCGATCTCAACGTGGTGGTCAACTTCGGCGGCGTCACCTTCCGCCCGGGCGAATACCTGTACGCCGACAACAACGGCATCATCGTTTCAGCGCAGGCACTGCAAAGCGAATAA
- a CDS encoding alpha/beta fold hydrolase, which translates to MQSSSELFPVALMSAELRGDLSEDVYRLKPGNSPDFSIELALTRLGLAGQEEVRGEPVILLHGSFSNRRFWYSAGGIGLGPYLVRAGFDVWIAEMRGHGLSPRNLAYRDNCVADYARYDLPAIAAFVAEQNPAPIHWLGHSLGGLTLAAALGGGYLPQAGVATVGLFGAEVSRRYWMLKVPPVEWIARLLLKRFPVLSGARFKRGPEDEPIGIALETLRWHRLFGRFGDAERDWWAGLQEVRVPLLAVASDADVQCPPEACCELFAQFASPEREFVVLGRGHGFAHEYDHVQMLVSKPAQDEVWPLVRRWLAGERQAPVLETDEQGGAAISATL; encoded by the coding sequence ATGCAAAGCAGCAGTGAGTTGTTTCCCGTAGCGCTGATGAGTGCCGAGCTACGTGGCGACCTGAGTGAAGATGTCTACCGCCTCAAACCCGGCAACAGTCCGGATTTCAGCATCGAGCTAGCCCTGACCCGTCTTGGCCTGGCAGGGCAGGAAGAAGTCCGCGGCGAGCCGGTGATCCTGCTGCATGGCAGTTTTTCCAACCGGCGCTTCTGGTACTCGGCTGGTGGTATCGGCCTTGGGCCTTATTTGGTGCGCGCCGGCTTCGATGTGTGGATCGCCGAGATGCGCGGTCATGGTCTTTCGCCGCGCAACCTGGCCTACCGGGACAACTGCGTGGCCGATTACGCCCGTTACGACCTGCCGGCGATCGCCGCCTTCGTCGCCGAGCAGAACCCGGCACCTATTCACTGGCTGGGGCATTCCCTGGGCGGCCTGACCCTGGCTGCGGCGCTGGGCGGCGGCTATCTGCCGCAGGCTGGTGTCGCCACTGTCGGACTGTTCGGCGCCGAGGTCAGTCGCCGCTACTGGATGCTCAAGGTGCCGCCTGTTGAATGGATCGCCCGTCTGCTGCTCAAGCGTTTCCCGGTGCTTTCGGGCGCACGATTCAAGCGCGGGCCGGAGGACGAGCCGATCGGTATTGCCCTTGAAACCTTGCGCTGGCATCGCCTGTTCGGCCGTTTCGGCGATGCCGAACGCGACTGGTGGGCAGGGCTGCAGGAGGTGAGGGTGCCGCTGCTGGCGGTGGCCAGCGACGCGGATGTGCAATGCCCGCCCGAAGCCTGTTGTGAACTGTTCGCGCAGTTTGCCTCGCCAGAGCGCGAGTTCGTGGTGCTGGGGCGCGGCCATGGCTTTGCCCATGAGTACGATCATGTGCAGATGCTGGTCAGCAAGCCGGCTCAGGACGAAGTCTGGCCCCTAGTGCGTCGCTGGCTTGCCGGCGAGCGTCAGGCTCCGGTTCTCGAGACGGATGAACAGGGCGGGGCGGCGATTTCTGCCACGCTCTGA
- the ppsA gene encoding phosphoenolpyruvate synthase — protein sequence MAEYVVSLDKLGNHDVEHVGGKNASLGEMISNLAGAGVSVPGGFATTAQAYRDFLEQSGLNAQIHEALDALDVDDVNALAKTGAQIRQWVMDAEFPAELDKQIRSAFAAMAGGNDNMAVAVRSSATAEDLPDASFAGQQETFLNIRGVDNVIRAAKEVFASLFNDRAIAYRVHQGFDHKLVALSAGVQRMVRSETGTAGVMFTLDTESGFRDVVFITGAYGLGETVVQGAVNPDEFYVHKQTLEAGRPAILRRNLGSKAIKMVYGDEAKAGKSVKVVDVDRADRARFCLTDAEVSELAKQAMIIEKHYGRPMDIEWAKDGDDGKLYIVQARPETVKSRASATVMERYLLKEKGTVLVEGRAIGQKIGAGKVRVINDVSEMDKVQPGDVLVSDMTDPDWEPVMKRASAIVTNRGGRTCHAAIIARELGIPAVVGCGNATHALRDGQGVTVSCAEGDTGFIFEGELGFDVRQNSIDAMPELPFKIMMNVGNPDRAFDFAQLPNAGIGLARLEFIINRMIGVHPKALLNMDGLPPEIQESVEKRIAGYADPVGFYVEKLVEGISTLAAAFWPKKVIVRLSDFKSNEYANLIGGKLYEPEEENPMLGFRGASRYISESFRDCFELECRALKKVRNEMGLTNVEIMVPFVRTLGEAKQVVDLLAENGLARGQDGLKVIMMCELPSNAILAEEFLEYFDGFSIGSNDLTQLTLGLDRDSGIVAHLFDERNPAVKKLLSNAIQACNKAGKYIGICGQGPSDHPDLARWLMEQGIESVSLNPDSVLETWFFLAEGQPG from the coding sequence TTGGCAGAGTACGTAGTTTCCCTCGATAAGCTCGGCAATCACGACGTCGAGCATGTAGGGGGCAAGAACGCCTCCCTCGGCGAGATGATCAGCAACCTGGCGGGCGCTGGCGTTTCGGTTCCTGGTGGTTTCGCCACCACGGCCCAGGCCTATCGCGACTTCCTCGAACAGAGCGGCCTCAACGCGCAGATCCACGAAGCGCTCGACGCTCTGGATGTCGACGACGTCAACGCCCTGGCCAAGACCGGCGCGCAGATTCGTCAGTGGGTGATGGACGCCGAATTTCCGGCCGAGCTCGACAAGCAGATTCGCAGCGCCTTCGCCGCCATGGCGGGCGGCAACGACAACATGGCCGTGGCTGTGCGCTCATCGGCCACCGCCGAAGACCTGCCGGATGCTTCCTTCGCCGGCCAGCAGGAAACCTTCCTGAACATTCGCGGCGTCGACAACGTCATCCGCGCCGCCAAGGAAGTCTTCGCTTCGCTGTTCAACGACCGCGCCATCGCCTACCGCGTGCACCAGGGCTTCGACCACAAGCTGGTCGCCCTGTCCGCTGGCGTTCAGCGCATGGTGCGTTCGGAAACCGGCACCGCCGGCGTGATGTTCACCCTGGATACCGAATCGGGCTTCCGCGATGTGGTGTTCATCACCGGCGCCTACGGCCTGGGCGAAACCGTGGTTCAGGGCGCGGTAAACCCGGACGAATTCTATGTGCACAAGCAGACCCTGGAAGCCGGGCGCCCGGCGATCCTGCGTCGCAACCTGGGCAGCAAGGCCATCAAGATGGTCTACGGCGATGAAGCCAAGGCCGGCAAGTCGGTCAAGGTGGTTGACGTCGATCGCGCCGACCGTGCGCGCTTCTGCCTGACCGATGCCGAAGTCAGCGAACTGGCCAAGCAGGCCATGATCATTGAGAAACACTACGGCCGCCCGATGGACATCGAGTGGGCCAAGGACGGCGACGACGGCAAGCTGTACATCGTCCAGGCCCGTCCGGAAACCGTTAAGAGCCGTGCCAGCGCCACCGTGATGGAGCGCTACCTGCTCAAGGAAAAAGGCACCGTGCTGGTCGAAGGCCGCGCCATCGGCCAGAAGATCGGCGCCGGCAAGGTGCGGGTGATCAACGACGTATCGGAGATGGACAAGGTCCAGCCCGGCGACGTGCTGGTTTCCGACATGACCGACCCGGACTGGGAACCGGTGATGAAGCGCGCCAGCGCCATCGTCACCAACCGCGGCGGGCGTACCTGCCACGCGGCGATCATCGCCCGCGAGCTGGGCATTCCGGCCGTGGTCGGTTGCGGCAACGCCACCCACGCGCTGCGTGACGGCCAGGGTGTGACGGTTTCCTGCGCCGAAGGCGACACCGGTTTCATCTTCGAAGGCGAGCTGGGCTTCGACGTACGTCAGAACTCCATCGACGCCATGCCCGAGCTGCCGTTCAAGATCATGATGAACGTCGGCAACCCCGACCGCGCCTTCGATTTCGCCCAGTTGCCCAACGCCGGTATCGGCCTGGCGCGCCTGGAGTTCATCATCAACCGCATGATCGGCGTGCACCCCAAGGCGCTGCTGAACATGGACGGCCTGCCGCCGGAAATCCAGGAAAGCGTCGAGAAACGCATCGCCGGCTACGCCGATCCAGTGGGTTTCTACGTCGAGAAACTGGTCGAGGGCATCAGCACCCTGGCCGCCGCGTTCTGGCCGAAGAAAGTCATCGTGCGCCTGTCCGACTTCAAGTCCAACGAATACGCCAACCTGATCGGCGGCAAGCTGTACGAGCCGGAAGAAGAAAACCCGATGCTGGGTTTCCGCGGCGCCTCGCGCTACATCAGCGAGTCGTTCCGTGACTGCTTCGAGCTCGAGTGCCGGGCGCTGAAGAAGGTCCGCAACGAGATGGGCCTGACCAACGTCGAGATCATGGTGCCGTTCGTGCGTACCCTGGGCGAAGCCAAGCAGGTGGTCGATCTGCTCGCCGAAAACGGCCTGGCGCGCGGCCAGGATGGCCTGAAGGTCATCATGATGTGCGAGCTGCCATCCAACGCCATCCTCGCCGAAGAATTCCTCGAATACTTCGACGGCTTCTCCATCGGCTCCAACGATCTGACCCAGCTGACCCTGGGCCTGGACCGCGATTCCGGCATCGTCGCGCACCTGTTCGACGAGCGTAACCCGGCGGTCAAGAAGCTGTTGTCCAACGCCATCCAGGCCTGCAACAAGGCCGGCAAGTACATCGGCATCTGCGGCCAGGGGCCGTCGGACCACCCGGACCTGGCGCGCTGGCTGATGGAGCAGGGCATCGAAAGCGTGTCCCTGAACCCCGACTCGGTACTGGAAACCTGGTTCTTCCTGGCCGAAGGTCAGCCGGGCTGA